One Bradyrhizobium sp. ISRA464 genomic window carries:
- the rpoB gene encoding DNA-directed RNA polymerase subunit beta, with protein sequence MAQQTFTGRKRVRKFFGHIKEVAEMPNLIEVQKASYDQFLMVEEPAGGRPDEGLQAVFRSVFPISDFSGTSMLEFVRYEFEPPKYDVDECRQRGMTFAAPLKVTLRLIVFDIDEETGAKSVKDIKEQDVYMGDIPLMTMNGTFVVNGTERVIVSQMHRSPGVFFDHDKGKTHSSGKLLFAARVIPYRGSWLDIEFDAKDIVFARIDRRRKIPVTSLMYALGLDGEQILSTFYKKITYKRTKDGWRVPFDANRFRGYSTVNDLIDADTGKVVLEAGKKLTVRQARQLQEKGLKALRMSDEELVGNYLAEDLVNPKTGEIYAEAGEEITDKSLKVLNEQGYKDLPLLDIDHVNVGAYIRNTLSADKNMTREDALFDIYRVMRPGEPPTLDSAQAMFQSLFFDAERYDLSAVGRVKMNMRLELDAPDTHRTLRKEDILAVIKTLVDLRDGKGEIDDIDHLGNRRVRSVGELMENQYRIGLLRMERAIKERMSSVDIDTVMPQDLINAKPAAAAVREFFGSSQLSQFMDQTNPLSEITHKRRLSALGPGGLTRERAGFEVRDVHPTHYGRICPIETPEGPNIGLINSLATFARVNKYGFVETPYRKIKDGRVTDEVVYLSAMEEGRYRVAQANVPLDPKGRFTEDLVVCRHAGEVMPVTPDKVDYMDVSPKQLVSVAAALIPFLENDDANRALMGSNMQRQAVPLVRAEAPFVGTGMEGVVARDSGAAIAARRSGVIDQIDATRVVIRATEDLDPTKSGVDIYRLMKYQRSNQSTCINQRPLVKVGDIVKKGDIIADGPSTDLGELALGRNVLVAFMPWNGYNFEDSILLSERIVKDDVFTSIHIEEFEVMARDTKLGPEEITRDIPNVSEEALKNLDEAGIVYIGAEVRAGDILVGKITPKGESPMTPEEKLLRAIFGEKASDVRDTSLRVPPGVQGTIVEVRVFNRHGVDKDERALAIEREEIERLAKDRDDEQAILDRNVYNRLAELLENRQGIAGPKGFKKDTKITRAVLDEYPKSQWWLFASPNDKLMAEIEAMRKQYDESKKGLEQRFLDKVEKLQRGDELPPGVMKMVKVFVAVKRKIQPGDKMAGRHGNKGVVSKIVPIEDMPFLEDGTHADIVLNPLGVPSRMNVGQILETHLGWACAGLGKRIGQTIDAYYHKQDLKPLRETLKKIYGEDETIRSLNDNELLELGRNLSHGVPIATPVFDGAKEADIEEMLKLAGFDASGQSTVYDGRTGDAFDRKVTMGYIYMLKLHHLVDDKIHARSIGPYSLVTQQPLGGKAQFGGQRFGEMEVWALEAYGAAYTLQEMLTVKSDDVAGRTKVYEAIVRGDDTFEAGIPESFNVLVKEMRSLGLNVDLHNSKMGPAPTSEAAE encoded by the coding sequence ATGGCGCAGCAGACATTCACTGGTCGCAAACGCGTACGCAAGTTTTTCGGTCACATCAAGGAAGTTGCGGAGATGCCGAACCTCATCGAGGTTCAGAAGGCGTCCTATGACCAGTTCCTGATGGTGGAAGAGCCGGCCGGTGGGCGCCCGGATGAGGGGCTGCAGGCCGTGTTCCGTTCGGTGTTTCCGATCTCGGATTTCTCCGGCACCTCGATGCTTGAATTCGTCCGCTACGAGTTCGAGCCGCCGAAGTATGACGTCGACGAGTGCCGCCAGCGCGGCATGACCTTTGCCGCGCCGCTCAAGGTGACGCTGCGCCTGATCGTGTTCGATATCGACGAGGAAACCGGCGCCAAGTCGGTGAAGGACATCAAGGAGCAGGACGTCTACATGGGCGACATCCCGCTCATGACGATGAACGGCACCTTCGTCGTCAACGGCACCGAGCGCGTCATCGTCTCGCAGATGCACCGTTCGCCGGGCGTGTTCTTCGATCACGACAAGGGCAAGACCCATTCGTCCGGCAAGCTCTTGTTTGCCGCGCGCGTGATTCCGTATCGCGGTTCCTGGCTCGACATCGAGTTCGACGCCAAGGACATCGTGTTCGCGCGCATCGACCGCCGCCGCAAGATCCCCGTGACCTCGCTGATGTACGCGCTCGGTCTTGACGGCGAGCAGATCCTGTCGACCTTCTACAAGAAGATCACCTACAAGCGGACCAAGGACGGATGGCGCGTGCCGTTCGACGCCAACCGCTTCCGCGGCTATTCGACCGTCAATGACCTGATCGACGCCGACACCGGCAAGGTGGTGCTCGAGGCCGGCAAGAAGCTGACCGTGCGCCAGGCGCGCCAGCTTCAGGAGAAGGGCCTGAAGGCGCTGCGGATGTCGGACGAGGAGCTCGTCGGCAACTACCTCGCCGAGGATCTCGTCAACCCGAAGACCGGTGAGATCTACGCCGAGGCCGGCGAGGAGATCACCGACAAGTCGCTCAAGGTGCTGAACGAGCAGGGCTACAAGGATCTGCCGCTGCTCGACATCGACCATGTCAATGTCGGCGCCTACATCCGCAACACGCTCTCCGCCGACAAGAACATGACGCGCGAGGACGCGCTGTTCGACATCTACCGCGTGATGCGTCCGGGCGAGCCGCCGACGCTGGATTCGGCGCAGGCCATGTTCCAGTCGCTGTTCTTCGACGCCGAGCGCTACGACCTGTCTGCGGTCGGCCGCGTCAAGATGAACATGCGTCTCGAGCTCGATGCGCCCGACACCCACCGCACGCTGCGCAAGGAAGACATCCTGGCGGTCATCAAGACGCTGGTCGACCTGCGCGACGGCAAGGGCGAGATCGACGATATCGACCACCTCGGCAACCGCCGTGTGCGCTCGGTCGGCGAACTCATGGAGAACCAGTACCGGATCGGTCTGCTCCGCATGGAGCGCGCGATCAAGGAGCGCATGTCGAGCGTCGACATCGACACCGTGATGCCGCAGGACCTGATCAACGCCAAGCCCGCGGCTGCCGCCGTGCGCGAGTTCTTCGGTTCCTCGCAACTCTCGCAGTTCATGGACCAGACCAACCCGCTGTCGGAGATCACCCACAAGCGGCGCCTGTCGGCGCTTGGCCCGGGCGGTCTGACCCGCGAGCGTGCCGGCTTCGAGGTCCGCGACGTGCATCCGACGCATTACGGCCGCATCTGCCCGATCGAGACGCCGGAAGGTCCGAACATCGGCCTGATCAACTCGCTGGCGACGTTCGCGCGCGTCAACAAGTACGGCTTCGTCGAGACGCCCTATCGCAAGATCAAGGACGGCCGGGTCACCGACGAGGTGGTCTATCTGTCGGCGATGGAAGAGGGGCGCTACCGCGTCGCGCAGGCCAACGTGCCGCTCGACCCCAAGGGCCGATTCACCGAAGACCTCGTGGTCTGCCGTCACGCCGGCGAAGTGATGCCGGTGACGCCGGACAAGGTCGACTACATGGACGTGTCGCCGAAGCAGCTCGTTTCGGTCGCAGCAGCCCTGATCCCGTTCCTCGAGAATGACGACGCCAACCGCGCGCTGATGGGCTCGAACATGCAGCGCCAGGCGGTGCCGCTGGTTCGCGCCGAGGCGCCGTTCGTCGGCACCGGCATGGAAGGCGTGGTGGCCCGCGACTCGGGTGCCGCGATCGCCGCGCGCCGCTCCGGCGTGATCGACCAGATCGACGCCACCCGCGTCGTGATCCGCGCCACGGAAGATCTCGATCCGACCAAGTCGGGCGTCGATATCTACCGGCTGATGAAGTACCAGCGCTCCAACCAGTCGACCTGCATCAACCAGCGTCCGCTGGTGAAAGTCGGCGACATCGTCAAGAAGGGCGACATCATCGCCGACGGCCCGTCGACCGATCTCGGCGAACTCGCGCTCGGCCGCAACGTGCTGGTCGCGTTCATGCCGTGGAACGGCTACAACTTCGAAGACTCGATCCTGCTCTCCGAGCGGATCGTGAAGGACGACGTCTTCACCTCGATCCACATCGAGGAGTTCGAGGTGATGGCCCGCGACACCAAGCTCGGGCCTGAGGAAATCACCCGCGACATTCCGAACGTCTCGGAAGAAGCACTGAAGAACCTCGACGAAGCCGGTATCGTCTACATCGGTGCGGAAGTCCGCGCCGGCGACATCCTGGTCGGCAAGATCACGCCGAAGGGCGAGAGCCCGATGACGCCGGAAGAGAAGCTGCTCCGCGCCATCTTCGGCGAGAAGGCCTCCGACGTCCGCGACACTTCTCTCCGTGTTCCTCCCGGTGTGCAGGGCACGATCGTGGAAGTCCGCGTGTTCAACCGCCACGGCGTCGACAAGGACGAGCGTGCGCTGGCGATCGAGCGCGAGGAGATCGAGCGTCTGGCCAAGGACCGCGACGACGAGCAGGCGATCCTGGACCGCAACGTCTACAACCGCCTCGCCGAGCTGCTGGAGAACCGCCAGGGCATCGCCGGCCCCAAGGGCTTCAAGAAGGATACCAAGATCACCCGCGCGGTGCTCGACGAGTATCCGAAGTCGCAGTGGTGGCTGTTCGCCTCGCCGAACGACAAGCTGATGGCCGAGATCGAGGCCATGCGGAAGCAGTACGACGAGTCGAAGAAGGGCCTCGAGCAGCGCTTCCTCGACAAGGTCGAGAAGCTGCAGCGTGGCGACGAGTTGCCGCCCGGCGTGATGAAGATGGTCAAGGTCTTCGTCGCGGTGAAGCGCAAGATCCAGCCCGGCGACAAGATGGCGGGCCGTCACGGCAACAAGGGTGTGGTGTCGAAGATCGTTCCGATCGAGGACATGCCGTTCCTCGAGGACGGCACCCATGCCGACATCGTGCTGAACCCGCTCGGCGTGCCTTCGCGCATGAACGTCGGTCAGATCCTGGAGACGCATCTGGGCTGGGCCTGCGCCGGCCTCGGCAAGCGCATCGGCCAGACCATCGACGCCTACTATCACAAGCAGGATCTCAAGCCGCTGCGCGAGACCCTGAAGAAGATCTACGGCGAGGATGAAACCATCAGGTCGCTGAACGACAACGAGCTGCTCGAGCTCGGCCGCAACCTGAGCCACGGCGTGCCGATCGCCACCCCGGTGTTCGACGGCGCCAAGGAGGCCGACATCGAGGAGATGCTGAAGCTTGCCGGCTTCGACGCCTCCGGCCAGTCGACCGTCTATGACGGCCGCACCGGCGATGCGTTCGATCGCAAGGTGACGATGGGCTACATCTACATGCTCAAGCTGCATCACCTGGTGGACGACAAGATCCACGCGCGTTCGATCGGTCCGTACTCGCTCGTCACCCAGCAGCCGCTGGGCGGCAAGGCGCAGTTCGGCGGCCAGCGTTTCGGCGAAATGGAGGTCTGGGCGCTCGAAGCCTACGGCGCCGCCTACACGCTGCAGGAAATGCTGACGGTGAAGTCGGACGACGTCGCTGGCCGTACCAAGGTGTACGAGGCGATCGTGCGCGGCGACGACACTTTCGAGGCCGGTATTCCGGAATCGTTCAACGTGCTGGTCAAGGAAATGCGCTCGCTCGGCCTCAACGTCGACCTGCACAATTCCAAGATGGGGCCGGCGCCGACGTCGGAAGCGGCCGAGTGA
- the rpoC gene encoding DNA-directed RNA polymerase subunit beta': MNQEIMNLFNPTTPAQVFDQIRISIASPEKILSWSYGEIKKPETINYRTFKPERDGLFCARIFGPIKDYECLCGKYKRMKYKGIICEKCSVEVTLSRVRRERMGHIELAAPVAHIWFLKSLPSRIGLLLDMTLKDLERILYFEYYVVLEPGLTALKDRQLLSEDEYLKAQDEYGQDSFTAMIGAEAIRELLKGLDLDKLEAQLRADMAETDSDIKHKKLAKRLKIVEAFRVSGNKPEWMIMTVVPVIPPDLRPLVPLDGGRFATSDLNDLYRRVINRNNRLKRLMELRAPDIIIRNEKRMLQEAVDALFDNGRRGRVITGANKRPLKSLADMLKGKQGRFRQNLLGKRVDYSGRSVIVVGPELRLHQCGLPKKMALELFKPFIYSRLDAKGLSTTVKQAKKLVEKERPEVWDILDEVIREHPVLLNRAPTLHRLGIQAFEPVLIEGKAIQLHPLVCAAFNADFDGDQMAVHVPLSLEAQLEARVLMMSTNNILHPANGQPIIVPSQDIVLGLYYVSIMREGLPGEGKIFGDMAELEHALHSKVIHLHTKIKYRWESLGEDGKPSKRWIETTAGRIMLGNLLPKHPKISYDIINKLMTKREISGVIDQVYRHCGQKETVIFCDRIMALGFYNAFKAGISFGKDDMVVPHGKWKIVDSTRTLAKDFEQQYNDGLITHGEKYNKVVDAWSKATEEIAKAMMKEISATKKTASGADADINSIYMMAHSGARGSPAQMRQLAGMRGLMAKPSGEIIETPIISNFKEGLSVLEYFNSTHGARKGLADTALKTANSGYLTRRLVDVAQDCIITQADCGTTLGIKMRAIVDAGTVVASLGSRILGRVACDDVRDPATNNVIVKRDTLMEESHVDAIQQAGIQEVKIRSALTCELINGICGKCYGRDLARGTPVNHGEAVGVIAAQSIGEPGTQLTMRTFHIGGAAQLNEQSFVESNFDGKIVIKNKAIARNSEGHLIAMVRNMVVAIVDADGAERATHRIQYGSRMHVDDGDTVKRGQRIAEWDPYTRPVLTEVEGTIGFEDLVEGQSISETLDESTGIAKRVVIDWRTTRGGSDLRPAIVVKGKDGKVMKLARGGDARYMLSVDAILSVDIGAKVMPGDILARISTESAKTRDITGGLPRVAELFEARKPKDAAIIAETAGTIRFGRDYKNKRRISIEPLDKTEEPREYLIPKGKHIHLQDGDIVEKGDFIVEGNPAPHDILAIKGIEELAAYLVNEIQEVYRLQGVLINDKHIEVIVRQMLQKVEITDQGDTDMISGEQVDKIEFDALNTKAKEEGKKPATGTPVLLGITKASLQTRSFFSAASFQETTRVLTEAAVNGKVDPLEGLKENVIVGRLIPAGTGASMARIREVAMKRDKLILDEREKQAAIVPTAPEAEPLALPPAE; this comes from the coding sequence ATGAACCAAGAGATTATGAATCTTTTCAATCCGACGACGCCGGCCCAGGTCTTCGACCAGATCCGGATTTCGATCGCGTCTCCGGAGAAGATTCTGTCGTGGTCCTACGGCGAGATCAAGAAGCCGGAGACCATCAACTACCGCACGTTCAAGCCGGAGCGTGACGGCCTGTTCTGCGCGCGCATCTTCGGTCCGATCAAGGACTACGAGTGCTTGTGCGGCAAGTACAAGCGGATGAAGTACAAGGGCATCATCTGCGAAAAGTGCTCGGTCGAGGTGACGCTGTCGCGCGTCCGGCGCGAGCGCATGGGCCACATCGAGCTGGCCGCGCCGGTCGCCCACATCTGGTTCCTGAAGTCGCTGCCGTCGCGCATCGGCCTGCTGCTCGACATGACGCTGAAGGATCTCGAGCGGATCCTCTATTTCGAATACTACGTCGTGCTCGAGCCGGGTCTGACCGCGCTGAAGGACCGTCAGCTGCTGTCGGAAGACGAGTATCTGAAGGCGCAGGACGAGTACGGCCAGGATTCCTTCACCGCCATGATCGGCGCGGAGGCGATCCGCGAGCTGCTCAAGGGGCTCGACCTCGACAAGCTCGAGGCGCAGCTGCGTGCCGACATGGCGGAGACCGACTCCGACATCAAGCACAAGAAGCTCGCCAAGCGTCTGAAGATCGTCGAGGCGTTCCGCGTCTCCGGCAACAAGCCGGAATGGATGATCATGACGGTCGTCCCGGTGATCCCGCCGGACCTGCGCCCGCTGGTGCCGCTCGACGGCGGCCGATTCGCGACCTCGGACCTCAACGACCTCTACCGCCGCGTCATCAACCGCAACAACCGCCTGAAGCGGCTGATGGAGCTGCGCGCGCCCGACATCATCATCCGCAACGAAAAGCGCATGCTGCAGGAGGCCGTCGACGCGCTGTTCGACAACGGCCGCCGCGGCCGCGTCATCACCGGCGCCAACAAGCGCCCGCTGAAGTCGCTCGCCGACATGCTGAAGGGCAAGCAGGGCCGGTTCCGTCAGAACCTGCTCGGCAAGCGCGTCGACTATTCGGGCCGTTCGGTGATCGTGGTCGGTCCCGAGCTGCGCCTGCATCAGTGCGGCCTGCCGAAGAAGATGGCGCTCGAGCTGTTCAAGCCGTTCATCTATTCGCGGCTCGACGCCAAGGGCCTGTCCACCACGGTGAAGCAGGCCAAGAAGCTGGTCGAGAAGGAGCGTCCGGAGGTCTGGGATATCCTCGATGAGGTGATCCGCGAGCATCCGGTGCTGCTCAACCGTGCGCCGACGCTGCATCGCCTGGGCATCCAGGCGTTCGAGCCGGTGCTGATCGAGGGCAAGGCGATCCAGCTGCATCCGCTGGTCTGCGCCGCCTTCAACGCCGACTTCGACGGCGACCAGATGGCCGTGCACGTTCCGCTGTCGCTCGAAGCGCAGCTGGAAGCGCGCGTCCTGATGATGTCGACCAACAACATCCTGCATCCCGCGAACGGCCAGCCGATCATCGTGCCGTCGCAGGACATCGTGCTCGGCCTCTACTACGTCTCGATCATGCGCGAAGGCCTGCCCGGCGAGGGCAAGATCTTCGGCGACATGGCCGAGCTCGAGCATGCGCTGCACTCGAAGGTCATCCACCTCCACACCAAGATCAAGTACCGGTGGGAGAGCCTTGGCGAGGACGGCAAGCCGTCCAAGCGCTGGATCGAGACCACCGCGGGCCGCATCATGCTCGGCAATCTGCTGCCCAAGCATCCGAAGATCTCGTACGACATCATCAACAAGCTGATGACCAAGCGCGAGATCTCCGGCGTCATCGACCAGGTCTATCGTCACTGCGGCCAGAAGGAGACGGTGATCTTCTGCGACCGCATCATGGCGCTCGGCTTCTACAACGCGTTCAAGGCCGGCATCTCGTTCGGCAAGGACGACATGGTGGTGCCGCACGGCAAGTGGAAGATCGTCGATTCGACCCGTACGCTGGCGAAGGATTTCGAGCAGCAGTACAACGACGGCCTGATCACCCATGGCGAGAAGTACAACAAGGTCGTCGACGCCTGGTCGAAGGCGACCGAAGAGATCGCCAAGGCGATGATGAAGGAGATCTCCGCCACCAAGAAGACGGCGAGCGGAGCCGACGCCGACATCAACTCGATCTACATGATGGCGCACTCCGGTGCGCGTGGTTCGCCGGCGCAGATGCGCCAGCTCGCCGGCATGCGCGGCCTGATGGCCAAGCCGTCGGGTGAAATCATCGAGACGCCGATCATCTCCAACTTCAAGGAAGGTCTGTCGGTGCTCGAGTACTTCAACTCGACCCACGGCGCCCGCAAGGGTCTCGCGGACACCGCGTTGAAGACCGCGAACTCGGGTTACCTGACCCGTCGTCTGGTCGACGTCGCACAGGACTGCATCATCACGCAGGCCGACTGCGGCACCACGCTCGGCATCAAGATGCGCGCCATCGTCGATGCAGGCACGGTCGTCGCCTCGCTCGGCTCGCGCATCCTGGGCCGCGTGGCCTGCGATGACGTGCGCGACCCCGCCACCAACAACGTGATCGTCAAGCGCGACACGCTGATGGAGGAGAGCCATGTCGACGCGATCCAGCAGGCCGGCATCCAGGAGGTGAAGATCCGCTCGGCGCTGACCTGCGAGCTGATCAACGGCATCTGCGGCAAGTGCTACGGCCGCGATCTGGCCCGCGGCACGCCGGTCAACCACGGTGAGGCCGTCGGCGTCATCGCGGCGCAGTCGATCGGCGAGCCGGGCACGCAGCTCACGATGCGCACGTTCCACATCGGCGGCGCGGCGCAGCTCAACGAGCAGTCGTTCGTCGAGTCGAACTTCGACGGCAAGATCGTGATCAAGAACAAGGCGATCGCCCGCAACAGCGAAGGTCACCTGATCGCGATGGTGCGCAACATGGTCGTTGCGATCGTCGATGCCGACGGCGCCGAGCGTGCGACCCACCGTATCCAGTACGGTTCGCGCATGCATGTCGACGACGGCGACACGGTCAAGCGCGGCCAGCGCATCGCGGAGTGGGATCCCTACACCCGCCCGGTGCTCACCGAAGTCGAGGGCACGATCGGGTTCGAGGACCTGGTCGAGGGCCAGTCGATCTCGGAAACGCTCGACGAGTCCACCGGTATCGCCAAGCGCGTGGTCATCGACTGGCGCACGACGCGCGGCGGCTCGGACCTGCGTCCGGCCATCGTGGTCAAGGGCAAGGACGGCAAGGTGATGAAGCTCGCGCGCGGCGGCGACGCCCGCTACATGCTGTCGGTCGACGCCATTCTGTCGGTCGACATCGGCGCGAAGGTCATGCCGGGCGACATCCTGGCGCGGATCTCGACCGAGAGCGCCAAGACGCGTGACATCACCGGCGGTCTGCCGCGGGTGGCGGAACTGTTCGAGGCTCGCAAGCCGAAGGACGCGGCGATCATTGCGGAGACCGCGGGCACGATCCGCTTCGGCCGCGACTACAAGAACAAGCGCCGCATCTCGATCGAGCCGTTGGACAAGACCGAGGAGCCGCGCGAGTACCTGATCCCGAAGGGCAAGCACATCCACCTTCAGGACGGCGATATCGTCGAAAAGGGCGATTTCATCGTCGAAGGCAACCCGGCACCGCACGACATCCTGGCGATCAAGGGCATCGAGGAACTCGCTGCCTATCTGGTCAACGAGATCCAGGAGGTCTACCGGCTGCAGGGCGTGCTCATCAACGACAAGCACATCGAGGTGATTGTCCGTCAGATGTTGCAGAAGGTGGAGATCACCGATCAGGGCGACACCGACATGATCTCGGGCGAGCAGGTCGACAAGATCGAGTTCGACGCGCTCAACACCAAGGCCAAGGAGGAGGGCAAGAAGCCCGCCACGGGTACGCCGGTTCTGCTCGGCATTACCAAGGCGAGCCTGCAGACCCGCTCCTTCTTCTCGGCGGCGTCGTTCCAGGAGACCACGCGCGTGCTCACCGAAGCGGCCGTCAACGGCAAGGTGGACCCGCTCGAAGGCCTCAAGGAGAACGTCATTGTCGGCCGCCTGATTCCGGCCGGCACCGGCGCCTCGATGGCGCGGATCCGCGAAGTCGCGATGAAGCGCGACAAGCTGATTCTCGACGAGCGCGAGAAGCAGGCGGCGATCGTGCCGACGGCTCCGGAAGCGGAGCCGCTGGCGCTGCCGCCCGCCGAATAG
- a CDS encoding FAD-dependent oxidoreductase — translation MLNLAIVGGGPGGLMSAWYLKRKLGDLCRVTIFEASNRLGGKILTRKFESAPAMYEAGVAEIYDYSMTGPDPLRELIQHFGLQTIPMDAEQVQLDGELLADVSGMRRKYGPQTAAAIEAFRRRCADLVSPIEYYEGIGAHDNEHPWAYKTAEQVLDEEVEDETAKRFFKVMARSDIATESHNTNGLNALKNYVMDVDGYIGLYSIQNGNEQLIDCLRSEVDADIQLNHRVLKVGKTANGRYQLNMMNGKGPETRDFDLVLVCLPHSWLATMRWDGEALRRSMVKHVAYFDRPAHYLRVSILFDEPFWGEKIPGAWFMSEAFGGCCVYNEGARHDVGKHGVLNWLIAGSDALAFANLSDQELIDAALKSLPALLGNAREHFLEGKIHRWLSSVNALPGGLPVRDIMTNHRPEPKEHPGIVVVGDYLFDSTLNGLLDSSDAATDIIVTEMMRLRRARAQADPTFSDKIDRSYFDNYRGAGPYSKAWRQFSDPDYLTDLIKTVWGRAKDHKLLIAGSASGELVGALRERGIDAWGIENNRYIHGKTPKALTKYNKLGSIADMPFKDNEFDFVFETSLCHLGEKQVPRAVRELNRVVKTGLVFGSVTSDMAPAMIDRYDLLRGVKKLGTWWEWSELFFSNGFDLSMHRHDCTDALWALTLAANKGPGQWYADADSLRYSFFDKVDADEDD, via the coding sequence ATGCTTAACTTGGCTATCGTTGGCGGCGGCCCCGGGGGGCTGATGAGCGCCTGGTACTTGAAGCGTAAGCTCGGCGACCTCTGCCGCGTCACGATCTTCGAGGCGTCGAACCGACTCGGCGGCAAGATTCTCACGCGCAAATTCGAGTCCGCGCCCGCGATGTACGAGGCCGGCGTTGCCGAAATCTACGATTACTCGATGACGGGGCCGGATCCGCTGCGCGAGCTGATCCAGCATTTCGGACTGCAGACGATTCCGATGGACGCCGAGCAGGTTCAGCTCGACGGCGAGCTGCTCGCCGACGTCTCCGGCATGCGCCGCAAATACGGCCCGCAGACCGCGGCCGCGATCGAGGCGTTCCGCAGGCGCTGCGCCGACCTGGTGTCGCCGATCGAATATTACGAGGGCATCGGCGCCCACGACAACGAACACCCATGGGCCTACAAGACCGCCGAGCAGGTGCTCGACGAGGAGGTCGAGGACGAGACCGCCAAGCGCTTCTTCAAGGTGATGGCGCGCTCCGACATCGCGACAGAGAGCCACAACACCAACGGCCTCAACGCGCTGAAGAACTACGTGATGGACGTCGACGGCTATATCGGCCTGTACTCGATCCAGAACGGCAATGAGCAATTGATCGACTGCCTGCGCTCGGAAGTCGATGCCGACATCCAGCTCAATCATCGCGTTCTCAAGGTCGGCAAGACCGCCAACGGCCGCTATCAGCTCAACATGATGAACGGCAAGGGGCCGGAGACGCGCGACTTCGACCTCGTGCTGGTCTGCCTGCCGCATTCCTGGCTCGCGACCATGCGCTGGGACGGCGAGGCGCTGCGCCGGTCGATGGTCAAGCACGTCGCTTATTTCGACCGGCCGGCGCACTATCTGCGCGTCTCGATCCTGTTCGACGAGCCGTTCTGGGGCGAGAAGATCCCGGGCGCCTGGTTCATGTCGGAGGCGTTCGGCGGCTGCTGTGTCTACAATGAGGGCGCGCGCCACGACGTCGGCAAGCACGGCGTGCTGAACTGGCTGATCGCCGGCTCCGACGCGCTCGCCTTCGCCAATCTCAGCGACCAGGAGCTGATCGACGCCGCGTTGAAGTCGCTGCCGGCCTTGCTCGGCAATGCGCGCGAGCATTTCCTGGAAGGCAAGATCCACCGCTGGCTCTCATCGGTCAACGCGCTGCCCGGCGGCCTGCCGGTGCGCGATATCATGACCAACCACCGCCCCGAGCCGAAGGAGCATCCGGGCATCGTGGTGGTCGGCGACTATCTGTTCGATTCGACGTTGAACGGGTTGCTCGACTCTTCGGACGCCGCGACCGACATCATCGTTACCGAGATGATGCGGCTGCGCCGCGCCCGCGCGCAGGCGGATCCGACGTTCTCCGACAAGATTGACCGCAGCTACTTCGACAACTACCGCGGCGCCGGTCCGTACAGCAAAGCCTGGCGTCAGTTCAGCGATCCGGACTATCTGACGGACCTGATCAAGACGGTGTGGGGCCGGGCGAAGGACCACAAGCTGCTGATCGCGGGCTCCGCCAGCGGCGAGCTGGTGGGCGCGCTGCGCGAACGCGGCATCGACGCCTGGGGTATCGAGAACAACCGCTACATCCACGGCAAGACGCCGAAGGCGCTGACGAAGTACAACAAGCTCGGCTCGATCGCCGACATGCCGTTCAAGGACAACGAGTTCGATTTCGTGTTCGAGACCAGCCTGTGCCATCTCGGCGAAAAGCAGGTGCCGCGCGCCGTGCGCGAGCTCAACCGCGTGGTCAAGACCGGCCTTGTGTTCGGCTCGGTGACCTCGGACATGGCGCCGGCGATGATCGACCGCTACGACCTGTTGCGGGGGGTGAAGAAGCTCGGCACCTGGTGGGAATGGTCGGAGCTGTTCTTCAGCAACGGGTTCGACCTGTCGATGCACCGCCACGACTGCACCGATGCGTTGTGGGCGCTGACGCTTGCAGCCAACAAGGGACCGGGGCAGTGGTACGCCGACGCCGACAGCCTGCGCTATTCCTTCTTCGACAAGGTCGATGCTGACGAGGACGATTAG